In Dysidea avara chromosome 3, odDysAvar1.4, whole genome shotgun sequence, a single window of DNA contains:
- the LOC136250273 gene encoding TGF-beta-activated kinase 1 and MAP3K7-binding protein 1-like: MDCCCCFKSDDTSQSTPQRTPQRRPETEPLLRPTVTAQPRPSKQHSQPTTVQPSQKPGAVKKPQNEVQQKVPKNVSVATTTNERYALAAPSSKDHDNEDEYLVDESSDSSSVFLCVLDGHDGRNAVEFVKEYLWDNHLNILQSENPEDIMQRCIRDADADYFKNLDPVFAEKLTIQIKIPKGMKSYEAQITFPTEVARLQQLESQISGGCTAVIAVIKQGVIHVANVGDSRAILVFETSDGALQMSQLTEDHDVHNEEELKRLSQLGLDPRELKVSGRLGTQENTRSIGDYSIKGGFRDVDVISHATSEPGIAEPHATSEEIDGKTFKYLILMSDGVYKTMKSLQAAVGHDGEVGNENDMVAHLVDNYVKESGIQKAASNVLKQIRQNQYDLYQNSAQKDTHSPAAVANRKRDDMTLVVYQFNTAH, encoded by the exons ATACATCTCAGAGTACACCTCAGAGGACACCTCAGAGAAGACCAGAGACAGAACCTCTGCTAAGGCCAACAGTAACTGCTCAGCCTAGGCCATCTAAGCAACATAGTCAGCCAACAACAGTTCAACCCTCTCAAAAGCCTGGAGCAGTAAAGAAA CCACAGAATGAAGTACAACAGAAAGTACCAAAAAATGTCAGTGTTGCCACTACAACAAATGAACGTTATGCCTTAGCCGCTCCATCCAGTAAGGATCATGATAATGAGGATGAGTACCTGGTAGATGAGAGTAGTGACTCCTCCAGTGTCTTCCTGTGTGTATTGGATGGTCATGATGGACGAAATGCTGTGGAGTTTGTGAAGGAGTATTTATGGGATAATCACCTTAACATCTTACAGTCAGAAAATCCTGAGGATATTATGCAAAGGTGTATCAGAGATGCAGATGCTGATTACTTTAAAAATCTTGATCCTGTATTTGCTGAAAAACTTACTATTCAAATAAAAATACCAAAG GGAATGAAGTCTTACGAAGCACAAATAACCTTTCCTACTGAGGTAGCTCGCTTGCAACAATTAGAATCACAAATTTCTGGAGGATGCACAGCTGTTATAGCAGTTATAAAGCAGGGTGTGATTCATGTGGCCAATGTAGGAGACTCCAGGGCCATCTTGGTGTTTGAGACAAGTGATGGTGCATTACAAATGTCCCAGCTGACTGAAGACCATGATGTTCACAATGAAGAAGAACTAAAGCGATTGTCACAATTGGGACTAGATCCTAGAGAGCTGAAGGTGTCAGGTAGACTGGGTACCCAGGAGAACACTAGAAGTATTGGGGATTACTCTATAAAGGGAGGATTTAGAGATGTGGATGTTATCAG TCATGCTACTAGTGAGCCAGGAATTGCTGAACCACATGCAACATCAGAGGAAATTGATGGTAAAACCTTCAAGTATCTCATCCTGATGTCTGATGGAGTGTACAAGACCATGAAGTCCTTACAGGCAGCAGTTGGCCACGATGGTGAAGTTGGAAATGAAAATGATATGGTAGCTCATTTGGTTGATAATTACGTCAAGGAAAGTGGCATCCAAAAAGCAGCTTCAAATGTTCTCAAACAAATCCGTCAAAATCAATACGACTTGTACCAAAACTCAGCTCAAAAGGATACTCATTCCCCTGCTGCAGTAGCTAATAGGAAGAGAGATGACATGACTTTGGTGGTTTATCAGTTTAACACGGCTCATTAA